A DNA window from Fervidobacterium sp. contains the following coding sequences:
- a CDS encoding FMN-binding protein: MKFNREGKTYTVVFTISVTFLFVLILSGLNTFTAGMVKKNQELFKIKAILNAVGIQYVSDEEAIEKFKSSVIKEDVKEYELYKSVVDGEEIYTIIFSGSGLWGTITGALAVNKDVSKIVGIDFISQNETPGLGGRIEEDWFKRQFENESIKNGIIVSTTKVPDSKEDGMVDAITGATLTSKSIENIIRNYIPILRNLLGVN; encoded by the coding sequence ATGAAATTTAATAGAGAAGGAAAAACTTACACTGTTGTCTTTACGATAAGCGTAACATTCCTTTTCGTGCTCATTTTATCTGGACTAAATACGTTTACAGCGGGAATGGTAAAGAAAAATCAGGAACTTTTCAAAATAAAAGCTATTTTGAACGCTGTAGGTATACAGTACGTTTCTGACGAAGAAGCAATAGAAAAATTCAAATCTTCAGTAATAAAAGAAGACGTTAAAGAATATGAGCTTTACAAATCAGTTGTAGACGGTGAGGAAATATACACTATTATCTTTAGCGGAAGTGGATTGTGGGGGACGATCACGGGTGCTCTTGCTGTAAACAAAGATGTGTCAAAAATAGTAGGAATAGATTTTATATCACAGAACGAAACACCTGGTCTTGGTGGTAGAATAGAGGAAGATTGGTTCAAAAGGCAATTTGAAAATGAATCGATAAAAAACGGTATTATCGTTTCAACAACTAAGGTTCCAGATTCAAAAGAAGATGGTATGGTAGATGCAATAACAGGTGCGACGCTAACATCCAAGTCTATTGAAAATATAATAAGGAATTATATTCCTATACTAAGGAACCTCTTGGGGGTGAATTAA